TGAACAGCGCCATCAAAGCGGAAGAAGGAAATTCCAGCCGACTGTTCGAAATCGCCGGTCTGTTCGAAAGTGTTTACGGTGAGAGCTTTAGCGATGAGCAGGGTCCGTCAAAACAGGTAGATTTTGACAATGGCGGATTCACGGGTTCGAGTGACTCAGAGGACGGTGGTGGAGACTGTGTCGTGTCACAAGCGCACACAACAGCTACTCCCTGTGTTCAAAACTTCCGGAAACTGAAGGACAACAGGGTGGCATCCACCGATGTCTGCCTTGTTTGTAAAGATGAGGAGATACGCTGCCACCGCGTAGTGCTGGCGACGTGCAGTGAATTTTTCCGAGAAATGTTTACACAATCCAATATGCGGGAAATGACTCTTGGAAAAGTCGTGCTGGAAGACGCCGACCCTGATTGCATACGCCTCCTTGTACACTACTGCTACACAGGAGTTCTGAGACTTAACATGCAAATCATATTCAGATTGCTGGCAGTTGCGGTGCGGTACCAATTTGGTGACATAGAGGAGCACTGTTGCGCTTTCCTCCAGCGTTACCTTGGTGATTTCGGGGACTACGTGGACGTATATCAATATTCGATGCAAATAGGCTGCTCTCAGCTGGCGGCGATTGCCAAAACAGTCATCTGTAATAATTTTGCGTATGTTACTAGAAGTAAAAGATTTCTTGAGCTCCACGTAGAAACGTTGTCTGACCTTATAGCGCTCGATTCCTTAACAATAAATAGCGAAGAAACAATTTACACAGCAGTGATGCAGTGGACCCGTCATGACGTGCAAAAACGCAGGGAGTCCTTACCACGTTTACTCAACCTCGTTCGTTCTCCGTATGTCTCAGCGAAAGTACAGAAACCTCTTGTAGGAAATGACGTTTTCGAATTTCCGGAGTGCAGCGCCCTCCTCGACAGATCGCATCGATACTTTTTCAGTAGCTACTCAGAAAAGTTTGAAGCGCGAGAAATGACACCACCTCGCCGTTACCATGACGTCATCTGCTTCTTGAATACAAGCTCTTTTACGTTAGGACACGTAGTTGAAAACAACGTTACTCACAGTAAAAGTCTGCCGCGCCCGGATTTAGCGACCGGTGAGTATGTTAAGAGCATCTTGCCGATGGCAACTTCGTGCCTGTTCTTCACATCACGTGGCAATGTATGGCTTTACGACTTCGAAGAGCAGCGGTTGATGGAGAAGGCGCCATTCGTTAAATTCGGCACGCCAGTAAACGACATCGACTGTGCCGGTGTGTGCCTTGGCCCCGATGTTTACCTCATCTGCTCGGCAGATAACCATCATTACGACCAAAAATGTACACTTTTCCGAAAATATAATATCGACTCAGATGAATATGAGGAACTTTCGCCTCCGACCATTGATATAAAGGGAGTTGACGTCAGCATGACGTCACCGTCAGATGATTATATATGCGCTATATCATCTAGGGCAGAACAACAAGAACTTGAACAAGATGACCTTATTGCTTTCTCCGTCCACAAATATAACATCGTCGCTGAAGAGTGGCGAGTTGATTCCACTGTACATCTACCACAGGCAGAGAAACGCTGTCTTTGGCTATTCTCGAAGGAGAAAACGTTATATTTGGCCACGTGGTCGTCTTCGGTTTCGTCCGGCTGCGCAGACGACGGCAGTTTCTGCGTTGAAGTCTACCAGTTTCATGAAGATTCGACAGCGGGCTGGAAACTGGCCGGCCGTGCGAACCCGCCGAGCTGGATCCTACCGCGGGATAATGAAGCGCCCTCTGTGGTTATTCGCCATAACGAGTTACACTTTCTCCTTTGCGATTATGCATACCCTGATAGCGGTGAACCAGAAGCGAATAACACCGCTCCAAACGTTACTGAAATCGTTGTCGATCTCGATACCGGCAGAAACCACATAAGGCAGGGCTACCTAGCGCTCGAGTGTTTGCGTGGAAACAAGCCTCACTTATTCGTTCAACACAAATACCTTGTTTGTGAATAGCAGATCCTCTGTCTACCGTTTGCAGTAATCaggttttttttgaagaggttCACCTGAGTCAAGGTAGGATGGCACGGAGGAACCAAACCATAAGTCCTGTTGTAAGAACAAAATTAAAAGAACAAAATTAAATGCGGTCAATAAAATCAGATATAAAAGTTGAAAAGTTCAGCGTATTCGTATGATTTATAGTTTGTACGTGAGTAGTATGATAGGAACGAAATCCCCTGCACGTTTTCCTTTCATGGGTGTATTTCATGGCTTCTCTCAAATATGACAATAGTTCTCTACGGAtaggttttttgtttgtttgaaatcaaatccttaaatttatttcatatattcaCTTCTTAAATTCACTTCTTGCGGCAAGCATCTTCGATATGTTCATTTTTATTGCTGACGCCCTCTATAGGAGATAGAATGGATAAGCATGGCTATTCCTACTTCTGTATCTCAGCTAGGAAGTGTCAGACTTGTGTGGGTGCTCCGCGCGCTCGACGTTGGTTAGGGTCAGAGGTCAAGGACCCCGGAGCACCAGGTCTACTGTAAAACTGAGAAAAGGGATTGCGTCcccttaaagccccaatagctgcgaattttatgcattattttcatgattttatttttaaaccaaagttggttcatgAAAATGTGCTGAATGGAGGACGTGTATAGAAGTACATGTATCACTGCTCGCGCATTTGGACCACGCCTACACGTTGTAACAGGCTGTATAATtaacgggtgccgcactcattAAATGGCGCCCTCCTGAATAAGTTCAAAAACagtacaaccattttcagtattagatagcgaagccactgcagtgaactgcaataaaactgctcacattaattagtttcagctgcagccagctggcaaagtcgacaacattgtgtgtcccatgcagacagtttgtctggggaagttgaaataaacaagatttgtaCACGGACCAGTGCattgtaatgttacattgtatcttaatcttgaacacagggtgccaatcataaactctcatttacaacccgagccttagacagagctagttttgcctttgtacaaacagactttttgtctgtatcaagtagccttgttcaacaccaaagtagCCActgctacagctgaaactaattagtgtgagcagttttattgcagttcactgcggTAGCTTCGCTatctaatactgaaaatggttgtatttcctgcacatacacatcgtgatcataccacAAACAAGCTTGATGTGCCAGTTACTTGAAtacacaacacacgatggccaatattttgttgtaatttttattttctctgtcatattagtttttgaaaatggcgggaaatttaaaataatgtttAAACGTCTTTaaatgccactttcgacacttatgacagtgttacaCACTTTTAAagtctctaatgggtcttattcagaGACAACTCGTGGAAaacaggatattttgagatctgtGTATTaaacattcgcagctattggggatTTAAAACCGTTAAAGGAAACCCCTTCCCTCTGCATAAAGCAAAACGTGTCTAAACCAAGGGCAGCAACAATGCCAGCATTCATGCGTAAGTTTGGCCATATCAGAATGTTATTAGTATGATCTGCCTACTTTAGCATGTAACAACTGTCGGCCATCTAAAGGTTTGCACGCATGAATATCTTTCAAATTGATAATACACTTTTTCTATTCGATTTTTGTAGCGAAAATTCAATAAAGTTACCTAAGTAAAGTGTGTTTTTCTGCTCCTCGCGACATTTTGTCCAACATGCATAAATATGACAAATGTCGATCAATACACATACCAGGTGCCGTTAGCATGACAGCTGAGTTGCTCACAGATTGGTATCGCTCATTGTCGTTCGGGTCGTGGTCATCCGGGTCATGGCTCTTCACTGCCTCAATCAGCTCGTTTTCAAACCGAAGGTATGCCTTGAACTTTGAAACCAGCGGCAGCGGAGCGTGTTTCAGTAAGGTGCCTTTCATTTTAACCAACCgacaagcaaacaaaaaaaatttcagagtatTGCTATTAGATTGTCAGACATCTACATGCGGACATCTACATCTACGCTGCTTCTTGGTCTGAAAGAAGTTAGATATGTTCGCTGACGACCAGACTTTGTGTGTTTCAGGTAATAGCGTCGATGAAATTACTTCTCGTATGAACGATAATGTTGTCCCAATCTCATCGTGGGTTTCTAATAATGCTATGGTTGTCAACACGGAGAAAACTAAAAGTATGGTTATTGCTTCTTGCCCTAAGGCCtctatttgtgtcacaatacaaGAAACAATTATCTCCAATGTCTCTTCTCACATCCTTTTAGGCGTTTCAATTGATTCAACTTTAAGTTGGGATGTTCATGATCACGTTAAAACCTGTGTAAGAAACTTTCTACCAGAATTGGTATCCTTCGCAAACTACGTCCATTTGCCACTACGAGTACTCTTTTGGTTGTGTACAATGCACTTTTCCTTTCTTTAATTGATTATTGTTGCACTGTTTGGGGCAATACTTCGAAGTCAAATCTTCACCGTATTTACAAACTCCAGAAGAGGGCTGGAAGAGTAATTTTAGGGGTTGACATTAGTGTTCCCTCACGAACTATCTTTTTAACTTTGCACTGGTTGCCGATTGACCTTCGTATTATCTATTTCACCGCATTATTGACATTCAAATCATTGAATGGCCTTGCACCCTCTTATTTGAGTGACTTTTTcatcgaatttcatcaaacatcGGTAATGCCAGTCATGGAAATTTGTGTGTTCCAAAATTTAAGACTACCACAGGTCAAAAGTCTTTCTCTTTTCGTGCTGCAAGTACTTGGAATACAATTCCCCCTGCGATTAGAAATACCTCAACTTTAGCCACTTTCAAAGTAAAGTTGCGAGATTATCTTATGACGAAGTTTACAAATGAGGGTTCAGATTTagattaatttatttctttttgttgCAATGAAGATGTTATTCATCCTtttttgaacacttgctgtatttacatgtacattgtatttgctATTTATACGCATGTACTTTTTTTTCGAGCTCacagagggctctgatgtaaattacaatttggtttgtaactcagattaccctctttaaataaagtctagtaataataataataataataataataataatagtaataataataataataataataataataataataataataaagatatcGTTAGGTGCTTTGGAGAGAAAGTAAAACGTCCCGCTAAAATTCCAAAGACACAAAATTCTTCTGTACTGTTGATC
This DNA window, taken from Ptychodera flava strain L36383 chromosome 4, AS_Pfla_20210202, whole genome shotgun sequence, encodes the following:
- the LOC139131232 gene encoding uncharacterized protein, with product MAHFVKGFEPCVPDVRYYSKVVINFGADGREEIQDLRHAERVTKSLRVLRCKEILTDTLLRVNGKEYPCHRSLLFEGKSLPAQNSSNGRCRRDTTWCIDMNSAIKAEEGNSSRLFEIAGLFESVYGESFSDEQGPSKQVDFDNGGFTGSSDSEDGGGDCVVSQAHTTATPCVQNFRKLKDNRVASTDVCLVCKDEEIRCHRVVLATCSEFFREMFTQSNMREMTLGKVVLEDADPDCIRLLVHYCYTGVLRLNMQIIFRLLAVAVRYQFGDIEEHCCAFLQRYLGDFGDYVDVYQYSMQIGCSQLAAIAKTVICNNFAYVTRSKRFLELHVETLSDLIALDSLTINSEETIYTAVMQWTRHDVQKRRESLPRLLNLVRSPYVSAKVQKPLVGNDVFEFPECSALLDRSHRYFFSSYSEKFEAREMTPPRRYHDVICFLNTSSFTLGHVVENNVTHSKSLPRPDLATGEYVKSILPMATSCLFFTSRGNVWLYDFEEQRLMEKAPFVKFGTPVNDIDCAGVCLGPDVYLICSADNHHYDQKCTLFRKYNIDSDEYEELSPPTIDIKGVDVSMTSPSDDYICAISSRAEQQELEQDDLIAFSVHKYNIVAEEWRVDSTVHLPQAEKRCLWLFSKEKTLYLATWSSSVSSGCADDGSFCVEVYQFHEDSTAGWKLAGRANPPSWILPRDNEAPSVVIRHNELHFLLCDYAYPDSGEPEANNTAPNVTEIVVDLDTGRNHIRQGYLALECLRGNKPHLFVQHKYLVCE